The Methanococcus maripaludis genome has a window encoding:
- a CDS encoding ribonuclease P protein component 4 has protein sequence MKLKKKFLEKSKKIAEERIDILMNLAEKESKDGKTDRSKNYVVLGKKIAMRMRMPYPKEWKRRICKNCGSFLIYGKNSRVRTKAKNYPHVVITCLECNSITRIPIKTEKK, from the coding sequence ATGAAACTAAAAAAGAAATTTTTGGAAAAGTCAAAAAAAATTGCTGAAGAAAGAATTGATATACTGATGAATTTGGCTGAAAAAGAATCAAAAGACGGAAAAACTGATCGTTCAAAAAATTATGTTGTTTTGGGTAAAAAAATAGCAATGCGAATGAGAATGCCCTATCCAAAAGAATGGAAAAGAAGAATTTGCAAAAATTGTGGTTCTTTTTTAATTTATGGTAAAAATTCAAGGGTTAGAACGAAGGCAAAAAATTACCCTCATGTTGTAATTACATGTCTTGAATGCAATTCCATTACAAGAATACCCATTAAAACAGAAAAAAAATGA